CGTAATAATGACACaaataaagaatatgaaaagttttatagTTTACACGAAAGAAAGGTTCACTACCTTGAGGTTCCAGATGAGGTCCTCAGTAAAAAGTTTCGAGGATCTTCTCACAGTTGGTTAGTTTCTATTGAAGATTCTCCTAGAATCTCTCTCTTTAACCCATTTACTAGGGTTCAAATCGCCCTTCCACCGAGGTATAAGTTCCCTGATGTGAGAAAGTATTGTGCAAAGAAGTTTGACACTGAATATGCACTTGAACCCTATGATGGACAAAAAAACACTTACTTTGAAGCTGCATCTCATGTTCACAATAGTTTTCTAGACAAACTTGTCCTATCTTCAAGTCCTACCTCAAGCAAAGCTCCTAATTGTATGGTTGCTGCAATTTATGGTAGTCATTGTAACTTGGCCTACTGTAAAGTTGGAGATAAAAGGTGGACATGCATTGCCAAAGGTATGATGGGATATGATGATGCCATCTTTCATGACCAAAAGTTATATGCTGTGACATTTACAAGTTACGTGGAGGTGTTCGATTTGTCTGCTTCTCCAAAACTAGTTGATACTATAGAACCACCACAAGAAGAAGGGTATCCGCAAAGACGCTACTTGGTTAAGACTTCAATTGGACTGCTCCAGGTTCAAAGGCATACGAAAAACACAGGGGACCGCAAAACTTATCTTTATCGAACAACTTTCTTCAACTTATATATCTATGAACCTAGCAGTCGAAGTTGGTGTAAGGTGGAAAACATCGGTGAAAATGTGTTGTTTTTGGGACTAAATACATCAATTTCAATAGCATCTTCTGATCTTCATGGATATAAGGGGAATCATATTTATTTCACAGATAATTTTCTCGATTTCCACGAGTTTGGTGTTAAAGGAGGTTATGACATTGGTGTCTACGACTTGGATAGTAGAAGTGTACAGTCCTTGCCATGCCATGATATTGAAAAACGTTGGTTGTGGCCAACGCCAATCTGGTACATACACAACCCTGAAGATTTCATTGAGCAGGACAAGGATGCAACGACAAAGCTCAATTAGGTTCATACGTACAGTCTAGTTTTTCTTTGTGTAtgttttgttattgtttttcgTTTCCTTTAtgtatggaaaaaaaattgttacagAAATCACATTCTAAATAATCAATTCGTTAATTTCTCTATCATATAATCTCACTCTTTCCTGAACTGGACTTTGATAAACAACATAGAACCGGAAGGTTCTAAATGGgaatatatttatgatgtcTTTCTTCAGTCAAAAAATAATGCCAAAATTAACTAGGCAACAATTGGATTCATGTACTTATCGAGTAAACCAAGAGATTTAAGCATCGGATTGCTAGGGCTGACCTTTTGCCTGTTCCAAATTAAAGTTTGGCCAATTCATCGTGTCACAAACCTTGTTTTGTAGGTGACTTAAAGATTTTAATTCAATAGCCATGGAGTTGTATTGCCTCCATTTTTTGTGACAAAAGATTCGAAATCAATTCAAATAGTATCCTTAAAAAATTTAGCCTTGTTTGGTAACcgaatatattattattccaCTAATTATTCATGGGATTTCTCGCCCAAAACTAGCTATTTTCATTTGTATTAATCTTTAAAGCATATTCATAAAGAGAATTACTTTTCATTAAGAGGACACAAACAATAAAGGGGGAAATTAGCAAGGAAGAAACTAAAATGAGACACACGTACTTGAAATGTTGCAATACAGAGTTCTTCATCTATATTGCAGCAGTTGTGTTTCTAGTCTTGTGTGCTGGTCTCATGTCTGGCCTCACGTTAGGCCTCATGTCTATGAGTGTCATTGATCTTGAAGTTCTTGCAAAATCTGGAACGCCCAAAGACCGTCTCCATGCTTGTATGTGATCTccacatatatttatttatttcttcttgCTCCATTTCCAATTATAGAGCTTACAAGTGAaattttcaacatatttttcttctacttttGACAAGATTGAAGAGTTGAGTTTTGAATTGTGGATCAACATGTTTAAGTTTAACTGCTACTTTTCTGGTAAATTCAGCAAAGATCTTGACCATTGTGAAGCAACAACATCTATTGCTATGTACGCTTCTGATTAGCAACGCTGCTGCTATGGAGGTAAGCGCTGCTGCTATAAAAGAAGCCGTAACATTTATAATTCAACTGCAATTGATAGGAATACATTGATTTCTCAGGCACTTCCTGTTTTTCTAGATGAATTAGTACCAGATTGGGGAGCAATACTTCTTTCAGTAACATTGATACTTCTCTTTGGTGAGGTTAGTTCTCGAATTTCGCAAATTAAACGTCTTAGCATGTGCAAAAAGGGACTTCTTAAGATGTTTTTTCTGCTCAAGTATAAAGATCCAATTAAGTAACATTTCGGGATGCAGATTATACCACAATCTCTCTGTACAAGGTATGGGTTAGCCATTGGTGCTACTGTTGCTCCACTTGTTCGAGTTCTTATTTGGTTTTGGTTTCCAATAGCCTATCCAATAAGTAAGGTGTGAATACAGGAAACACAGCTTATTGTGTTTTTCTGATaacaacagaaaaaataaattgatgaatttactatatccatcaagaaaagaACAGAATGTGTAATTTTGCCTTTTTATGTTCTTAATCACCAGATCTTAGACTACCTTTTTATGTCTTTGAGCAGGGTTTTGATAAATTTGATCTTGGAGAAATCTTTCATCTTCTTACATGTGCCTGctctaataaaataatatgatggCTATGCATGGACCATGGAGCCATAATTAGCAAAAAAGTATGAAGAAATACAGTACCCACAGGCCACAGAAAGAGGAAAAGGAAACAAAGGGTTTAGAGGAATAAAAATTTCTTAGATTTTCCAAGAGGCTAAGACTCGGTATTTAGTGCAAAGCATGAAGTATAACTACAAACTACTTAGCTTTACCAAGGATGTGAGAAACTAGTTTTGCAAACTGCCTGAATCTTTATTGATTCAAACTGGATCATGATTCAGAATCAAGCTTTTCTTTGAGTTAAAATAGCTATCTCATATAGATGTCTGACTCTGTTAATGTGTGCTTAATTACTAGTTATGGTGATAACATCATAAGAATTTATTGTTCTGATTAACAGGTGAAGAATTTGGTGACGATTAGTCCAAGTGATAATGTGCCTGTTAAGAATTTAACAGTACGGCGTATCCCAAGGTAGTTTAGCTGGAAACAAAATATCCAAATTGCATCATTGCATGGTGTTGCACTGTGAAAACTGTCTCTTGGATATTATCTGCATAATAGTTATTATCAGAATCCAATTTCTGATTTGACTCTCAGTTCTAACACCTAGCAAACTGCTGTAATATTTTCTTAGCTTAGTTAATCATAGCATTGTTAAATAGTCCCTGACATCGTTTGCATAACATGCTAGAGTTTCTGCAACAATGCCATTATATGACATACTAAATGAATTCCAGAAAGGTCTCAGCCGCATGGATGCTGTTGTGAAAAGGCCAGATGGCACAATCGAGAAAGGAAGTGCCAATCTATCCACCGGTGGTGAGGAAGAACTTACTGTTCTATATATTTTCTTGTCATTTTACTGTTATCTAGTATATCTATTCCTCTGCCTTCGGTCTTACTTTTCCGCACTGATTTGTACATGTGAAATGCTATACCAGTAAGAGAAGTGAGATTGAACATTCCCGGAGAAATGTTTTATCAAAGGAAAAGTTTGAGGGCCAGACGATCATTGAGGAAGTCAAAGAGATTCAGTTCAAGTATTTCACGAAGGGAATTGTCAAAAAGCAGAAGGCGGTTAGAGGAAGTTCACCCTGAGATCCTGCCAATTAAGGAAAAATCACTTTTGGCTCTTTCATCTGAACAAGTAATTGGGGTCATTACCATGGAAGATGTCATTGAGGAGCTTCTAAAAGTCAAGAAATGTTTCCTCCTGTaagtaagtttatttttatttctgtcACACCTAAAATTGGTACTAATTTCTTTGTGTAGTAGCAGAGGAACTTGAGGTTCCATCCTTTGATTCTATTGATAACCTTGTTGatcatattagaaaatatgtCTACGATTAACCTCCCAAAATAAATGGGTGTTAGTATATTTCCAGATTAGATGAGTCAACAAAGTAGTTACACATTTTAGCGGGAAAAACAGTTGAACAATACACAGTCAGGAATTTAGTTAGCTTTCAGTTAGCAACAGATTTAGATCAATCTCTTTCAATGTATGCAActataaatattgtaaatatatgAATAGATACATATTTTTTGTCTACATTCAATCTTCTTCAATCATTTCTTCTCTTCCATAATCTgtggtttattttcttgaagcCTTTCTGATAGGATCCTGAAATAGCCTTTGAATCCTCTATCAGTGATATCAGAGCTATACGATTCCTTGGCATCAATGGAGAAAGAGACAAGAGCAAGTGGAGACCCAATCAATAAAACTTCAACTTCAGAAGTAGGGGATTTGCATGATATGATGCAGAATTTGATAACAGATGTTGGAGCTTTAACAGGTAAAAATTTCTTCTCTTCTCTGGAAAACTTAGATCGAACAGTGATTGAGTTGCAGAGCCAATTTGCAGCATCTGGGAAGAATCGAAGGGATAAGACACCATTAGGAACAGAGGAAACACCTACCGGAAAAGTTCAATTAGAAGAAATAATCTAAAGAAACAGGGGATGAAGCCCTAACAGTAGTAATAGTTACCATTCCAACCAGTCGAATTTCACGCGATGGTCAAGAATGGAATTCTTGAGGTTTCATGGGGAGGATCTGAGATCATGGTTATTTAAAATTGAACAGTTCTTTTCACCCTAAATATTCCAGGGGGAGATTCTCAAATCTCATGTCCAGGATCCTTCCAATTCTTCTAATGGTCCTTTGTAGTGTTTTAAGAGCTAGTGAGTATgagctcttatttttgttgataagttgCTGATACTTTCTCATAGGATTCCAGAATCTTGAGAATTAAATTGGAGGGACGCCTTGTTCCCACTGCTGAAAATGATTGTGTCATCTGCAAAAGAAAGATGATTAATCAGTGGACCATGAATGTTCATGTAGAAACATTTCAAATACAGGATACCATGCATAGACTTGAGCATTTGTGAAAGAAGTTCAGCAGTAAGGACAAATAAGTTGGGGAAAGAGGGTCACCCTGTCTAAGACCTCTCCCTGATTTAAAGAAACCTTGTCTAGTGTCTACTACCATTCACAATAAGAGAGTACAAGTTATTAGAGATAAATCTATAAATGATGTCGATCCAATTTTTAGCAAAACCAAATTGTCTTAAAACAAAGCAGAGGGAAGACCATGATACTCTATCATATGTTTTACCACCTAATTCTCTGTTTCTGTGGGCTTCATAATTTCTTAACATTCTATTTGTGGATATAGGTTTCCCAAAAGAATGCTTGCAATGTCGGAGAACTCGTTTGGAATCTGCTGCAGCTATGAAGAATCACTACCGTGACAAACACAAAAAACATAAAGAATTATGTGAAATTTGCGGGTATTGCTTTATCAATAAAGCTGAATTTGAACAACACAAGAATTCTGAACATTCAACGTGAGCCTTCTTTCCCTATCTAGTTTTTCTCTTCTTAAATTGATACAAATGGTTTTAATTCttactattttttgttttgcaGAAGAAGAGTTCACAAATTGGCAAAGAAAAatccaaagaagaagaaaaattgaaagtgAGGATTTACTGTTTGAATGTGTTTATGAGGTTGTACTGTTAGAGTGTGTTTGTGAGGTTGGCATAGGGGCTATGACATAGTTATTTCAGCAAACAAATTCACATTTTGATAATCGACAATAATTTAAAAGTGGATAATATGTGTATGAAAAAGACATGCCTTGTTCTTTTTACAATCATCTGATGTGGCTCTCCTATTTAAGATGGAAATGGAATTGAAAATCCAATGTAGTTAGAGTAGCCTAGTGAAAAGTTGATTTCTGATCAAATGGAGATATAAGAATAAATGAAGGGTGTAAATTTCGGATCCTCAGCTTTTTTAAGGGAGATATAGAAGGTATGGAGGGTTGTTGAACTATACATAACCACAAGGATTTACCTGTATAATTTAGGCCGAGTCTTACTAAAACTTACTTTAGAGGAGCTCCAACGACTTTGGCATCTGAATTAGCTCCCAACTATTACACACCCTATAGGGTTTGAGCCAAAAATACTGTTGCTGATGCACACCCATAAACACAAGACTAAAGATTCAATTAGTATACCAATTCTTTACCCCAATTTAgaattcaaaaattgacttgactTATTGGGAATAAGTAGCAAAGTGAAGCACAACAGGCAATTGATATTCCAAACTTAGCAGTAAGCTCCTACTTTTCCGTAGCAACAACTAACTAGAAAAAACCAGATTATCCTGACTCTTGTATTCAGGtagttctctttttttttttgggtacaCATCCGGAGATTACGCAGACCGGATAAGTTCAACTCTACAGAATAACATATACATTTTAATACGTAGTTTAATTTTCTTGAATATATGTCAAGTACACTTGTATTTGTGAGTCCATTGGTAATGGGACAAAagctataaaaaaattaaaccattCAAGTTTGAATGTAGTTCTTATATCTAAGTGGGCACGTTTTTTACCTAGCTCATGAATTGTTTTGCAGAGTGCGTCGTTGTGACATGAAGGTATCAACCTAAAAGGGCCATCGAACTTTCTGTTTTTTGATgtttcatcaaatattttacTCTAAGGGGTGTGCTTGGTATGAAAGGAgaacatttttcaattttttcatgttctattaatcaaatattttgaataacatttgctataaaaaaaaaaacaagaggaAAATGCCACAGCTAAAAATGAAACTGAGGAAACCAAACATATCTCATCTTCATCCAACCCAACCCCAAACCACTCATGCTATTTGTCTAAAGTATATACAAATACTTTTAGGATAAGTATTCTCACTTCTactaaacataagaaaataagcaggaaattgatttattttactAGAAAATATTTGCAAGAAAACAGTTTTATTCGTGTGGAAATGAAACACACCCTaaaggtgtgtttggtacgaagaaaaatattttcttggaaaacaagtagattttcgacttattttctcatgtttggttggtgagtagaaaatattttttaaaaatgttttttagtgtttgattttatgaatgaaaaatatttttaagaaacatcttttatttttactagagtagaaaataatatatgaaattgaaaatattttttaggaacaattttttttgggggttgGGTGTGGTTGGGTATGTGTGTATGGGGATAGGGGACAAAGGGTaggtgaaaaaatataaatttgaagttgaattttttttaaaaaagaataaaattaatttttttggggtttgggtgggtggtggtggtggtggtggtaggGGTAGGGAGGGGTCCTGCTGGTGGGGGAGGGGCGGGgatagattaaaaaataaaattttgaagttgaaaatattttttaaaaataaaattaatttttttgcgGTTTGGGTGTAGGGGAGGTaggagttttaaaataaaaatatacttaaactcaattttttttgggaggGTGTAGGCTAAGGGTTTGGGCGATGGTGGGTGGTTAGGGTGAGGGTAAGTGATCgtgtgaaaaataaaattttaaaaattgaaaatattttttaaaaattgatgtttttgccaaaaaatatgtaatttgaagttagaggagagttttgaaaaatatttttattaactttttgaAGAGAAatgtattttcttaattttgagaaaataagttaatttggaaaatattttcaaacgtGCCAAACACACCCTGAATGTTGAGCACAATACAGTTGAGCGTAAAATGCTTAAATCACCTAACAAAAATAGCTTGCAGCTCTCTCATTCAATACAAACTTACAGTTGAGCGTAAAATGCTTAAATCACCTAACAAAAATAGCTTGCAACTCTCTCATTTAATACAAACTAATTGTATCTGATAAATCCGACAGCTAAACTttaagatttcaaattttaattaattttttacagGAGAAAAAGAACATTAAAGAGGTATATATACTCAACGTCCTTGAAGTTACAAGAAATAGAAGATCTCCCTTCCTTGTGATAATAGCTGAATTTCCAAGCAATTTGCCGTTGCCGGTTCACAAGCCAAATGTCCCAAATCAAAACTATTTATCTTCCTTCTTagttcttattttgtttttaggaactttttttcttttcgttttcGCGTCAATGAGCTAACATAACAGTTATTAGGACACAATTTTAGATACAATAAACACCTCTATCATTTTTTGAAGTTCCCTTGTCCACCGACTGAGGGTTTTCTCTCTCTGCAAATGAGAGTTTTCTTCCCCTCGATCTATTACTAACCAAATCTACCGATAAACATCATCAAACAACTATTCCTAACCCCGCAGGCCTACTAAACTCTGCCTTAAATCCTCTTTACACGTCAATTTTAGAATTTCTAGGTGCTATCTTAAACCCTAAATCGACTTTCAACCATTAAAACCTTTCACACTTCGCTGCAATTAGGCTACAGAGAATGTCAATTTAACCCTCTTGGAAGATAAAACAGACAATTATAGAGATGGCGGAagaaattattgaaagattacaTCAATTTGCTCTTACGGAGGAAGAAAAGGAGACTTGTGTCAATTGAAATTTCAGATGTTCTGTCGAGCACAAATGATTGTGAGGTAAGTCTGTGaggtagcaacatatgactatctgttgcgagatgtaagtcatatttTGCCACATATAACTATTCTGTTGTAAAATATAAGTTACGTTGCTACAtcttttagttatatcatatgtagcaatatatgatatattgctacatatgactgttatgttgtgaaaaataaatcacatgttgctacattttttagttatatcatatgtagcaatatatgactattttgttgcgagatgtaagtcatatgttgctacatataaatgttctgttgtgaaaaataaatcaacatgttgatacattttttagttatatcataagtaacaacatatgactattctgttgcgagattgagtcatatgttgccatatgactattctgttgtgaAAATAAGTCtcatgttgctacatatgactattctgttgcgagatataattcatatgttgctacatatgactgttctgttgtgaaaataaatcacatgttgcttcatatgactataatatgttataatagtCAACTATTGCAACATATATAACAGTATGTTGAAAACTCGAATGCAAATTATTGGAAAAAATGCAGGTATCCAGATCAGATGATAATGAATTGATTATAAATAACTATTAATTGAACTTACCAAAAACAATGGTGTATAACGCTTATGCAGTGATTCCAATTGAACGAAACGAAATTTGGTCCACCACTTACAGATTAGGTaaaaaactaattcaagaagaaaaaagcACAAGCACTACCAGCGAAGATCCGCAATGTacgaaaataagaagaagaagaagaagaggaagatgaagagagCAGGAAGAAAGTAAAGCAAGCAAGCAAAAACgagagcagaagaagaagaaaaggacgAATGACGGTTGGAGGCGGGGGGTAAAAAGCTTTTATTTCCTCTTTTGGCTAGAAAATTTTCCaccaaaattggttaaattaggtttgGTATAgtcaatttatcattttacccctcATTTAGTTCCCACCAAAAGTTAGTTAAATTAGGTATTGTGAAATTACCCTTTTACCTTTCATTTAATTCAGTGGACCAAACAAACtgtcaacttataaacttgagAGCAACTCTACAATCTttaatcattaatcacataattgttACTTTCACCCAATACTTAAAGACTTATGTCACTatccatttattttgaaactttaatgccacttttttttaaaaaatccccACTAACTCGAGATTCCAGATTAGGTCCTTGTAAAAACTTTAGGGATCTCCCATAGTGGTTAGTTTTGTAGGTATGTCTAATCTCTTATTTTCTACTATCATCTATGTAGATAAACAAATTTCAACTAATCTTTTAGAGGAGAAAAAGAACATTAAAGAGAGATATATACTTGGAGTGACCATGGCCACATCCTTGAAATTGCAAGAAATAGAAGATCTTCCTTATGATAATAGCTGAATTTCCAAGCAATTTGCCGTTGCCGGTTCACAAGCCAAATGTCCCAAGTCTAAACTATTTATCTTACTTCTTATCCGTGAACTCTGTTTTTGTTTTTAggaactttttttcttttcgttttcGCGTCAATGAGCTAACATAACAGTTATTAGGACACAATTTTAGATACAATAAACACATCTATCAGTTCTGTGATATGAttaattttcaagtatattatcatattattattattattatttccttcgttttattttatgtgatatttttcaaatttcgagattcaaataagcttatttaaattttttcatagatcttttaaacattttggattatcaattattgtaatttgtaacttatagtactttttacgtagtatacaagtataaaaatttcattttgaaaaaatgaagacTTCACGTGCAAATTTTTTGTCAAACTTAAACTATTTAAttcttgaaaaaagaaaaatatcacgTAATTAAGATAAAATGAGTATTACTCGCAACTTAAAGCTGCCCTTTGCATGTCGTTACATAAGAAATAATGGGCGAAGTAAATTAAGAACCCCTCTCCAATCAATTCATTACagaaaattgttagttttaccgtgatttttccatattttgtatttttagttattttaaatttgttaattataaaaacttataatactttttaaatagttttcaattatgtaaatttttttttttaatgttaaagattttataaaattaagaaGTTTGATTCTCTATATTCAAAAGCCAtcacattattatttatgtcttaaatttttttccttaGAAAACTCATAATCACTGTTGGTTTAGATTTTAGAATACACTTTGTCCTAATAGATTTGGGAAAAGAATTTATTGTCCGAGGTAACGTTTTCCTTATAAGTTTGGGATTACTTTGAGATGTATTTATAGGAGAACTCTAAATCTTTCTGAACCAAAAATCGGAAAGTTATAAATCCCTCATATCGTTGTTGGGAATAGTGATCGATCAGAGTAGGTAGTGTAAATGGCGGCGGGATGGTCGGAGCTTCCAAAGGATCTGTTGTGGTCCATAGCTACTTGTCTTGTTACATATACTGATCAAGTTCGGTTCACATGTGTTTGTACTTCATGGAGATCCGTCTTGCCAACTATTGAGGTTCGCTCGCATGCGTGGTTGCTACTACCTCGTAATAATGACACaaataaagaatatgaaaagttttatagTTTACACGAAAGAAAGGTTCACTACCTTGAGGTTCCAGATGAGGTCCTCAGTAAAAAGTTTCGAGGATCTTCTCACAGTTGGTTAGTTTCTATTGAAGATTCTCCTAAAATCTCTCTCTTTAACCCAATTACTAGGGTTCAAATCGCCCTTCCACCGAGGTATAAGTTCCCTGATGTGAGAAAGTATTGTGCAAAGAAGTTTGACACTGAATATGCACTTGAACCCTATGATGGACAAAAAAACACTTACTTTGAAGCTGCATCTCATGTTCACAATAGTTTTCTAGACAAACTTGTCCTATCTTCAAGTCCTACCTCAAGCAAAGCTCCTAATTGTATGGTTGCTGCAATTTATGGTAGTCATTGTAACTTGGCCTACTGTAAAGTTGGAGATAAAAGGTGGACATGCATTGCCAAAGGTATGATGGGATATGATGATGCCATCTTTCATGACCAAAAGTTATATGCTGTGACATTTACAAGTTACGTGGAGGTGTTCGATTTGTCTGCTTCTCCAAAACTAGTTGATACTATAGAACCACCACAAGAAGAAGGGTATCCGCAAAGACGCTACTTGGTTAAGACTTCAATTGGACTGCTCCAGGTTCAAAGGCATACGAAAAACACAGGAGACCGCAAAACTTATCTTTATCGAACAACTTTCTTCaacttatatatgtatgaacCTAGCAGTCGAAGTTGGTGTAAGGTGGAAAACATCGGTGAAAACGTGTTGTTTTTGGGACTAAATACATCAATTTCAATAGCATCTTCTGATCTTCATGGATATAAGGGGAATCATATTTATTTCACACATAATTTTCTCGATTTCCACGAGTTTGGTGTTAAAGGAGGTTATGACATTGGTGTCTACGACTTGGATAGTAGAAGTGTACAGTCCTTGCCATGCCATGATATTGAAAAACGTTGGTTGTGGCCAACGCCAATCTGGTACATACACAACCCTGAAGATTTCATTGAGCAGGACAAGGATGCAACGACAAAGCTCAATTAGGTTCATACGTACAGTCTAGTTTTTCTTTGTGTAtgttttgttattgtttttcgTTTCCTTTATGTATGGATAAAAAATTGTTACAGAAATCACATTCTAAATAAtcaattctttaatttctctATCATATAACTTTTTGGNATCATATAATCTCACTCTTTCCTGAACTGGACTTTGATAAACAACATAGAACCGGAAGGTTCTAAATGGgaatatatttatgatgtcTTTCTTCAGTCAAAAAATAATGCCAAAATTAACTAGGCAACAATTGGATTCATGTACTTATCGAGTAAACCAAGAGATTTAAGCATCGGATTGCTAGGGCTGACCTTTTGCCTGTTCCAAATTAAAGTTTGGCCAATTCATCGTGTCACAAACCTTGTTTTGTAGGTGACTTAAAGATTTTAATTCAATAGCCATGGAGTTGTATTGCCTCCATTTTTTGTGACAAAAGATTCGAAATCAATTCAATTAGTATCCTTAAAAAATTTAGCCTTGTTTGGTAACCGAATATATTATTAATACCAGCATGCAGGCAAAAAGATATTCCACTAATTATTCATGGGATTTCTCGCCTAAAACTAGCTATTTTCATTTGTATTAATCTTTCAAGCATATTCATAAAGAGAATTACTTTTCATTAAG
This window of the Solanum pennellii chromosome 2, SPENNV200 genome carries:
- the LOC107010200 gene encoding F-box protein SKIP23-like; this encodes MAAGWSELPKDLLWSIATCLVTYTDQVRFTCVCTSWRSVLPTIEVRSHAWLLLPRNNDTNKEYEKFYSLHERKVHYLEVPDEVLSKKFRGSSHSWLVSIEDSPRISLFNPFTRVQIALPPRYKFPDVRKYCAKKFDTEYALEPYDGQKNTYFEAASHVHNSFLDKLVLSSSPTSSKAPNCMVAAIYGSHCNLAYCKVGDKRWTCIAKGMMGYDDAIFHDQKLYAVTFTSYVEVFDLSASPKLVDTIEPPQEEGYPQRRYLVKTSIGLLQVQRHTKNTGDRKTYLYRTTFFNLYIYEPSSRSWCKVENIGENVLFLGLNTSISIASSDLHGYKGNHIYFTDNFLDFHEFGVKGGYDIGVYDLDSRSVQSLPCHDIEKRWLWPTPIWYIHNPEDFIEQDKDATTKLN
- the LOC107010201 gene encoding DUF21 domain-containing protein At2g14520-like, with the translated sequence MRHTYLKCCNTEFFIYIAAVVFLVLCAGLMSGLTLGLMSMSVIDLEVLAKSGTPKDRLHASKILTIVKQQHLLLCTLLISNAAAMEALPVFLDELVPDWGAILLSVTLILLFGEIIPQSLCTRYGLAIGATVAPLVRVLIWFWFPIAYPISKILDYLFMSLSRVLINLILEKSFIFLHVKNLVTISPSDNVPVKNLTVRRIPRVSATMPLYDILNEFQKGLSRMDAVVKRPDGTIEKGSANLSTGVREVRLNIPGEMFYQRKSLRARRSLRKSKRFSSSISRRELSKSRRRLEEVHPEILPIKEKSLLALSSEQVIGVITMEDVIEELLKVKKCFLL
- the LOC107010202 gene encoding F-box protein SKIP23-like gives rise to the protein MAAGWSELPKDLLWSIATCLVTYTDQVRFTCVCTSWRSVLPTIEVRSHAWLLLPRNNDTNKEYEKFYSLHERKVHYLEVPDEVLSKKFRGSSHSWLVSIEDSPKISLFNPITRVQIALPPRYKFPDVRKYCAKKFDTEYALEPYDGQKNTYFEAASHVHNSFLDKLVLSSSPTSSKAPNCMVAAIYGSHCNLAYCKVGDKRWTCIAKGMMGYDDAIFHDQKLYAVTFTSYVEVFDLSASPKLVDTIEPPQEEGYPQRRYLVKTSIGLLQVQRHTKNTGDRKTYLYRTTFFNLYMYEPSSRSWCKVENIGENVLFLGLNTSISIASSDLHGYKGNHIYFTHNFLDFHEFGVKGGYDIGVYDLDSRSVQSLPCHDIEKRWLWPTPIWYIHNPEDFIEQDKDATTKLN